A single Acropora palmata chromosome 5, jaAcrPala1.3, whole genome shotgun sequence DNA region contains:
- the LOC141880519 gene encoding uncharacterized protein LOC141880519 isoform X2, with protein sequence MVNCNILQIIFATKLVILATNISLITAFPEIGASLGLRSRLPQSTNGWTEINGWTHTSLPDSGRFLFGGPLSSKASRFQIPKSGIYFVSFSVHLSHANIGLFEAAVVINGKIAERNKPLSSARQGYQGAEFSLVVSGFVNVGSSEEISVFVFSEKDRDWTIQDNSQFALRYTGPMGIFPAFSASKGTVMKLLPSPLPRAIRNWETSGIPGVFISLTGFSSSTGQFVCICDGVFFLAANIRVQANQGTHRLHTLINNEIRGPFVDVKTYGEHQSIFTMNLYESVYLKRGDTVCLSLNSTSSKGVAILSDSGFFVSYIDVFNQSSLQGVSTVTKTINEIPGIGWMELTTLPMPSVTHVQFFNPEVFRMGRFTCTQSGIYYIAASLRMCGGIGSYNLLAKSSGTSQMNGNAGLYTTLHNPTPNAQFSLSVSGLLELSKGQHLSVFVHSSYPGRWFIEPGSGLSVMKTRHYWPAANSYLKSKHAYPGGKWQEIRNWVQSGEEGAFSFGSNLQTNSFRFRATSPGIYFVSTNLLICAKSNHTFAVIAVDGKPRPDNGLYATSAPLSQNVTLNIAGCLSLQRGQNISVYVHTDTNDIWEINERSGFSAVLIGKPVSVLGFHAVKGIQSKIGTTNWVNIGEWEKPGNIAKSTYQSGDGFDNVRGTFTAAISGIYFVSCTLVTKGLGAQSRNSYIEVYIGVNGQRTTTNGLQHTRDIERQQRNDVITISVSGNVQLIHGDYTVVRARTSEDSDWTVESTSGFSIFLVSPLDLTYGNVGFLSRKSDTRIIISAPRGWSKIGGWVTQSDLTNGLFLKNDGSFTYEALKGDLIINHAGIYFVSVNIIVSSINSACDLSLLVSDNSGGHPGEIKTGFTSAEQEGNVKVTLQFNGAVFMKKNRKLHVGVRTKRAATFTVWEGSGFSVARLIYPIEESGFYSRISTSRPLSPVTSKWGRITDWETSGSSGLHIDGHGFNSVRGNFSVPLPGVYLASAGVSLQNSTFCGMISVKISVDGDLSLNGGLVSSSWVEPGHRTTVMASGILELSQGMSISVLARSNTSSSFSIDDGSYFAVRYITEKDRAEGNMADRYSNDIFISPGWKELFSWKTAGNNGQFQVGSIHQTTDRFVVSKGGVYHVTANIKLLETDGLAMIGIVINSGNDTAVIAKKTCVSSLACPLNLAASVELNPGTFVSVHVYSDDKDRWLVSSQSSKSILSLNPIPPSSVIQGFLARLSTNVSVGRRQSSDWFRLENWTTSERSGYFKTITGLFSNGVLVVGSAGVYIISVNLILQCTENSACDFEMLVAFNGRLSPKSGLFSRQTVHSLHSETFTASTVAHLFQWDSLVVAVRSNSSSQILSDSTFSVVMLESIGGPLLCSILGPSFIQELSPAFLRSRVGSEVTWSCEAVGGTSLKYRWLKNYRVLPNATLNTLTLNRASVQDSGDYVCIAEISPITVTSNVARFTAYDPQPAFESFNYTLYVNENGPTSQLILSISVNAESKGNTRADMAFSIMLGNTDDPFFLMPNSSSTHVGVFVTRSLDRELVSEYQFLVKATNLDEHAQESTTVVRVVVNDINDNAPHFKKKIYDVSILENATLGQLVFVLEAVDDDALFNANISYKLMGGSGMNTFSLDQTSGEIKLTKLLDRETKPSYSLFVAAYDSDFTAFTELSINLLADSPVSSAVITLTAVDRDLGVGGKISYSVEAISTRPVFDHINALECANASPGTFKFDDDTGTLRVAQLLAAMCRYNVTVRVMDHGNPPLFSLTSVVIETGERNAVELKGPTTIEVVSEEDHTKIIVIVCVFALIIVVILVLVIWREGRRHMQKKNLIARTVAIKVRQDDFDDKRDDQHESFEKVPEALQGHYLDHCSTTTEMPSSLHTPYSMCSFGLETDILEGFTLPHDSKEGYSVFDGERECFCVSIEFGLESDDDIVSPVSKPTGNDIDRKATTRGKARRGEVQSLLSSSSSRRSQASLPAKLGSINYSKRDAVRQVISDTRL encoded by the exons ATGGTGAACTGCAATATcttacaaattatttttgcgACTAAACTGGTAATTTTGGCGACAAATATTTCTCTTATAACAG CTTTCCCTGAAATAGGAGCCAGTTTGGGGCTAAGATCCCGACTTCCCCAATCGACCAATGGGTGGACAGAAATCAATGGGTGGACGCATACTTCATTGCCGGATAGTGGTCGCTTTTTGTTCGGAGGACCTCTTTCATCAAAGGCTTCGCGATTCCAAATACCCAAATCTGGAATCTACTTTGTGTCATTCAGTGTCCATTTGAGCCATGCAAACATTGGATTATTTGAAGCTGCAGTAGTGATAAATGGAAAAATCGCTGAAAGAAACAAGCCATTGAGTTCAGCTAGGCAAGGTTACCAAGGAGCTGAGTTTAGTTTAGTGGTCAGCGGATTTGTCAACGTAGGATCCAGCGAGGAAATCTCTGTATTTGTTTTCTCAGAAAAAGACAGAGATTGGACTATTCAGGATAACAGCCAATTCGCTTTGCGCTACACTGGTCCGATGGGGATTTTCCCAGCTTTCTCTGCATCAAAAGGAACCGTAATGAAATTACTGCCATCTCCGCTACCGCGTGCCATTCGCAACTGGGAAACTAGTGGTATTCCTGGAGTATTTATCAGTCTTACCGGGTTTTCATCATCTACCGGACAATTTGTATGTATATGTGACGGCGTTTTTTTCCTGGCGGCAAATATTCGCGTCCAAGCAAACCAAGGCACACACCGCTTGCATACGTTAATAAACAACGAAATTCGCGGCCCTTTTGTCGATGTCAAAACATATGGTGAGCATCAAAGTATTTTCACGATGAACCTTTATGAATCTGTATACTTGAAAAGAGGCGACACAGTTTGTCTTAGTCTTAACTCAACTTCAAGCAAAGGAGTTGCTATTTTATCGGACAGCGGTTTCTTTGTGAGCTATATTGATGTCTTTAATCAGAGCTCACTCCAGGGTGTGTCAACTGTCACTAAGACAATCAATGAGATTCCAGGGATCGGTTGGATGGAGTTAACCACGTTGCCTATGCCTTCCGTTACGCATGTGCAGTTCTTCAACCCAGAGGTGTTTAGGATGGGAAGGTTTACTTGTACTCAGAGTGGAATTTATTACATTGCG GCTTCCCTTCGAATGTGTGGTGGTATAGGAAGCTATAACTTGTTGGCCAAGTCCAGTGGTACTTCACAGATGAACGGAAACGCCGGTCTTTATACAACGCTGCACAATCCTACACCCAACGCTCAGTTTTCTTTGTCGGTTTCAGGTCTCTTGGAACTCAGCAAGGGGCAACACCTTTCAGTTTTTGTTCACTCAAGTTATCCAGGTAGATGGTTTATTGAGCCAGGCAGCGGTCTGTCTGTCATGAAAACACGACATTACTGGCCAGCGGCTAACAGTTATCTTAAAAGTAAGCATGCGTATCCAGGAGGAAAGTGGCAGGAGATAAGAAATTGGGTACAATCGGGTGAAGAAGGCGCTTTCTCGTTCGGTTCTAACCTTCAAACAAACAGCTTTCGCTTTAGAGCCACCTCTCCTGGTATTTATTTTGTCTCTACAAATCTTCTCATTTGTGCTAAAAGTAATCACACATTTGCAGTTATAGCTGTAGACGGAAAACCAAGACCAGATAATGGTTTATACGCAACCAGTGCGCCTTTATCGCAAAACGTAACACTTAACATCGCCGGCTGTCTTAGCCTTCAGCGAGGCCAAAATATTTCAGTCTACGTCCATACGGACACTAATGACATTTGGGAAATTAATGAACGAAGTGGGTTCTCTGCAGTGTTGATCGGAAAACCTGTTTCCGTACTAGGTTTCCACGCGGTGAAGGGTATTCAGTCTAAGATTGGTACAACAAATTGGGTGAATATCGGTGAATGGGAAAAGCCaggcaacattgcaaaaagTACGTATCAATCTGGTGATGGTTTTGATAATGTCCGCGGTACTTTTACGGCTGCTATTAGCggtatttattttgtttcatgcaCACTTGTCACGAAAGGCCTTGGTGCTCAAAGCAGAAACTCTTACATTGAAGTTTACATCGGTGTGAATGGCCAAAGAACCACAACAAATGGTTTACAGCATACTCGTGACATCGAAcgacaacaaagaaatgatGTTATCACCATTTCAGTTTCCGGGAATGTCCAGTTAATACATGGAGATTACACTGTTGTTCGCGCCCGCACCAGCGAAGATTCTGATTGGACAGTTGAAAGTACCAGTGGATTCTCCATATTTTTAGTAAGTCCGTTAGACTTAACATATGGGAATGTAGGatttttgtcaagaaaaagtGACACGAGAATTATCATCTCGGCCCCGAGAGGTTGGTCTAAGATCGGAGGCTGGGTTACTCAGTCTGACCTCACAAATGGACTATTCCTGAAAAACGACGGCAGTTTTACCTATGAAGCGCTCAAGGGAGATTTGATCATAAATCACGCCggaatttattttgtttccgtAAATATAATTGTATCCAGTATCAACAGCGCTTGTGATTTAAGTCTTCTTGTTTCTGATAACAGTGGAGGTCACccgggagagatcaaaacggGTTTTACATCTGCGGAACAGGAAGGGAATGTCAAAGTAACGTTACAGTTTAATGGCGCtgtttttatgaaaaagaaccGCAAATTGCATGTGGGGGTACGTACCAAACGTGCTGCGACTTTTACAGTTTGGGAAGGCAGTGGGTTCTCCGTGGCAAGACTTATCTACCCCATCGAAGAATCCGGATTTTATTCCCGAATAAGTACTTCTCGTCCTCTGTCTCCTGTCACGTCGAAATGGGGAAGAATAACAGACTGGGAAACATCTGGATCCAGTGGTCTTCACATTGACGGTCATGGTTTTAATTCGGTCAGAGGTAATTTCAGTGTTCCGTTACCCGGGGTGTATCTTGCTTCAGCTGGCGTCTCGTTGCAAAATAGCACTTTTTGCGGCATGATATCAGTAAAAATTTCTGTCGATGGTGATTTGTCCCTCAACGGTGGACTGGTTTCTAGCAGTTGGGTTGAGCCTGGTCATCGAACAACTGTTATGGCTAGCGGTATCTTGGAGCTTAGCCAAGGAATGAGTATTTCTGTGCTCGCTAGATCCAACACCTCCTCATCTTTCAGCATTGATGATGGAAGCTATTTTGCTGTGCGTTACATCACTGAGAAAGACAGAGCTGAGGGGAACATGGCTGACCGATATAGCAACgacatttttatttcaccCGGGTGGAAGGAACTTTTCAGTTGGAAAACCGCTGGAAATAATGGACAGTTTCAAGTGGGCTCGATTCACCAGACCACCGAtcgttttgttgtttccaAAGGAGGTGTTTATCACGTTACCGCGAACATAAAGCTTTTGGAGACAGACGGATTAGCGATGATTGGTATTGTCATAAACAGTGGAAATGATACAGCGGTCATAGCAAAGAAAACATGCGTCTCGAGTTTGGCCTGTCCTCTTAATCTTGCAGCTTCCGTAGAACTCAATCCGGGAACCTTCGTTTCAGTTCATGTCTATTCAGATGACAAAGACCGCTGGCTAGTTTCCAGCCAATCCAGCAAGTCAATTTTATCGTTAAACCCAATACCACCATCATCTGTCATTCAAGGGTTTCTAGCTCGCTTGTCGACGAACGTTTCAGTCGGAAGGCGACAATCCTCCGACTGGTTCCGACTTGAAAACTGGACCACTTCCGAACGTTCTGGTTACTTCAAGACAATAACTGGATTGTTCAGTAATGGCGTTTTGGTAGTGGGCAGTGCAGGCGTTTACATAATCTCTGTTAACTTGATTTTACAATGCACAGAAAACAGTGCCTG TGACTTTGAAATGTTAGTTGCTTTCAACGGAAGGTTATCTCCAAAATCTGGCTTGTTTTCAAGGCAAACTGTTCATTCTCTGCACTCTGAAACGTTTACAGCATCCACTGTGGCTCACTTATTTCAATGGGATTCGTTGGTAGTGGCTGTCCGTTCAAACTCGTCGTCTCAAATTCTCTCAGACAGTACCTTCTCTGTTGTTATGCTAG AGTCAATCGGTGGTCCTCTCTTATGCTCTATTCTCGGTCCGTCATTCATTCAAGAATTATCGCCAGCTTTTTTACGTTCAAGGGTTGGTAGCGAGGTCACGTGGTCCTGTGAAGCCGTCGGCGGGACTTCACTCAAATACCGCTGGCTCAAAAACTACCGG GTCTTACCCAATGCGACTCTTAACACTCTGACACTGAACAGGGCATCCGTGCAGGACAGTGGAGATTATGTGTGCATTGCAGAAATATCACCCATAACTGTGACCTCCAATGTTGCTCGATTCACTGCGTATG ATCCTCAACCAGCTTTTGAGTCATTTAACTACACTTTGTATGTGAATGAGAATGGTCCAACATCACAGCTAATTCTGAGCATATCCGTCAACGCGGAGAGCAAAGGCAACACGCGTGCAGATATGGCCTTCTCAATCATGTTAG GAAACACAGACGACCCATTTTTCTTGATGCCTAACAGCTCCTCAACTCATGTTGGAGTTTTTGTCACTCGCTCGTTGGACCGAGAGCTCGTCTCCGAATACCAATTCCTTGTCAAAGCCACCAATTTAGATGAGCATGCGCAGGAGTCAACGACGGTTGTCAGAGTCGTTGTGAATGACATCAACGACAATGCACcacacttcaaaaaaaaaatctatgaTGTCAGCATTTTAGAGAATGCTACTCTTGGTCAGCTGGTTTTTGTGTTAGAGGCAGTGGACGACGATGCTCTGTTCAATGCAAATATTAGTTACAAACTTATGGGTGGATCTGGGATGAACACATTTTCCTTGGACCAGACTTCAG GTGAAATAAAGCTGACGAAGTTGCTGGATCGCGAAACAAAACCCAGCTACTCCCTGTTTGTAGCAGCCTATGATTCCGACTTCACAGCGTTCACAGAG TTATCAATAAACCTCCTGGCGGATTCTCCTGTTAGCTCAGCTGTCATCACTTTAACCGCTGTAGACCGTGATCTTGGTGTCGGCGGAAAAATTTCTTATAGTGTTGAAGCGATTTCTACCAGACCTGTTTTCGACCATATAAACGCATTGGAATGTGCCAACGCGTCACCCGGGACCTTTAAATTTGATGACGATACGGGGACCTTGCGAGTCGCGCAGCTGCTGGCAGCGATGTGTCGATATAATGTGACTGTTCGGGTAATGGATCACGGGAACCCGCCTTTGTTTAGCTTAACATCTGTGGTGATTGAGACGGGAGAGAGAAATGCAGTGGAGTTAAAAGGACCAACTACTATTGAAGTTGTATCTGAAGAAG ATCATACCAAAATAATCGTTATTGTTTGTGTATTCGCTTTGATTATTGTTGTCATTCTGGTGTTGGTAATCTGGAGAGAAGGCAG GCGGCACATGCagaaaaagaatttaattGCGAGAAC GGTTGCTATAAAGGTTCGACAGGATGACTTTGACGACAAGCGCGACGACCAGCACGAAAGCTTCGAAAAGGTCCCAGAGGCGCTTCAGGGCCATTATTTGGATCACTGCTCCACAACTACAGAGATGCCCAGCTCGCTACACACACCCTACTCGATGTGCTCATTTGGATTGGAGACGGATATCCTTGAGGGTTTCACTTTGCCTCATGACAGCAAGGAAGGGTACTCTGTTTTCGATGGGGAAAGAGAATGTTTCTGCGTCAGTATCGAGTTTGGCTTGGAATCTGACGATGATATTGTATCACCGGTATCTAAACCAACAGGAAATGATATTGACAGAAAAGCAACAACTAGAGGAAAAGCCAGGAGGGGAGAAGTTCAATCGCTACTATCGTCCTCGAGCTCTAGACGTTCTCAAGCGTCCCTTCCCGCAAAACTTGGATCCATTAATTACTCGAAAAGAGATGCCGTCCGACAAGTGATATCAGATACTCGATTATAA